In the genome of Polaribacter atrinae, one region contains:
- a CDS encoding response regulator transcription factor has protein sequence MKNKILIVDDEPNIVMSLEYAFKKQDFEVYIARDGSEALEILKHQTPNIVLLDIMMPNVDGYQTIQDIKNTVSLKGTKVVFLTAKNKASDIEKGLKLGADKYLTKPFSIKKIVSEILELLN, from the coding sequence ATGAAGAATAAAATTTTAATTGTTGATGACGAACCAAATATTGTAATGTCATTAGAGTACGCTTTTAAAAAACAAGATTTTGAAGTGTATATAGCAAGAGATGGAAGTGAAGCTTTAGAGATCTTAAAACATCAGACGCCTAACATTGTTTTGTTAGACATTATGATGCCAAATGTAGATGGTTATCAAACCATACAAGATATTAAGAATACGGTTAGTTTAAAAGGTACGAAAGTGGTTTTTTTAACAGCAAAAAATAAAGCTTCAGACATTGAAAAAGGTTTAAAACTTGGAGCAGATAAGTATTTAACAAAACCTTTTTCAATAAAAAAAATAGTTTCAGAAATATTGGAACTGTTAAATTAA
- the acs gene encoding acetate--CoA ligase: MSNYHIKHLEEYFKVYRKSIREPEVFWEEIAEEHFLWRKKWDKVLDWDFSKPEVKWFQGAKLNVTENCIDRHLSTKADKTAILFEPNNPDEPAEHISYKQLSERVNQFANVLKEHGIKKGDRVCIYVPMIPELAISLLACARIGAIHSVVFAGFSSTALATRINDSDCKMVITADGSFRGKKSIDLKGIVDEALESCPGVENVLVAKRTKADIQMKEGRDKWLQPLLGNASKECNPEIMDAEDPLFILYTSGSTGKPKGMVHTTAGYMVYTAYTFKNAFQYRENDVYWCTADIGWITGHSYIVYGPLANGATTVLFEGVPSYPDFGRFWDIIQKHKINQFYTAPTAIRALAKHGAELLDNYDLTSLKVLGSVGEPINEEAWHWYNDNVGKGKSPIIDSWWQTETGGIMITPIPYVTPTKPTYATLPFIGIQPAIMDENGGELKGNQVEGRLCIKFPWPSIARTIWGNHQRYKETYFSTYKDMYFTGDGALRDEVGYYRITGRVDDVIIVSGHNLGTAPIEDAINEHPAIAESAIVGFPHDIKGSALYGYITLKDSGEYRNHDNLEKEINQLITDRIGPIAKLDKIQFTEGLPKTRSGKIMRRILRKIACNEMDNLGDTSTLLNPEIVQRIIDHKL, from the coding sequence ATGAGTAATTATCACATAAAACACTTAGAAGAATATTTTAAAGTTTATAGAAAATCAATAAGAGAACCAGAAGTCTTTTGGGAAGAAATAGCAGAAGAGCATTTTTTATGGAGAAAAAAATGGGACAAGGTTTTAGATTGGGATTTTTCAAAGCCAGAAGTTAAATGGTTTCAAGGAGCAAAATTAAATGTTACAGAAAATTGTATTGATAGGCATTTATCTACAAAAGCAGATAAAACGGCTATTTTATTTGAGCCTAACAATCCAGACGAACCTGCAGAGCATATTTCTTATAAGCAATTATCAGAAAGAGTGAATCAATTTGCAAATGTTTTAAAAGAACACGGAATAAAAAAAGGAGATAGAGTTTGTATCTACGTTCCTATGATTCCGGAATTAGCAATTTCTTTGTTAGCGTGTGCTAGAATAGGAGCGATACACTCTGTTGTTTTTGCTGGTTTTTCATCTACAGCGTTGGCAACAAGAATTAATGATTCTGATTGTAAAATGGTAATAACTGCAGATGGTTCTTTTAGAGGGAAAAAATCAATCGATTTAAAAGGTATCGTAGATGAAGCTTTAGAAAGTTGTCCTGGAGTAGAAAATGTATTGGTTGCAAAAAGAACAAAGGCAGACATCCAGATGAAAGAAGGAAGAGATAAATGGTTGCAACCATTATTAGGCAATGCTTCTAAAGAATGCAACCCAGAAATAATGGACGCAGAAGATCCTTTATTTATTTTATATACATCGGGTTCTACAGGTAAGCCAAAAGGAATGGTACACACAACTGCTGGTTATATGGTGTATACAGCATATACATTTAAAAATGCATTTCAATATAGAGAAAACGATGTGTATTGGTGTACTGCAGATATTGGTTGGATTACTGGGCATTCTTACATTGTTTATGGACCGTTAGCTAATGGAGCAACCACTGTGTTGTTTGAAGGTGTACCAAGTTATCCAGATTTTGGTCGTTTTTGGGATATTATACAAAAACACAAGATCAATCAATTTTATACAGCACCAACTGCCATTAGAGCTTTAGCAAAACATGGAGCAGAATTATTAGATAATTATGATTTAACTTCTTTAAAAGTATTAGGTTCTGTAGGTGAACCCATAAATGAAGAAGCGTGGCACTGGTATAACGATAATGTAGGTAAAGGTAAAAGTCCTATTATAGATTCTTGGTGGCAAACAGAAACAGGCGGAATAATGATAACTCCAATACCTTATGTAACGCCAACAAAACCAACGTATGCAACCTTGCCTTTTATAGGAATTCAACCTGCAATAATGGATGAAAACGGAGGTGAGTTAAAAGGGAATCAGGTAGAAGGAAGATTGTGTATAAAATTCCCTTGGCCAAGTATTGCAAGAACTATCTGGGGAAATCATCAGCGATATAAAGAAACTTATTTTTCTACCTATAAAGACATGTATTTTACAGGAGATGGTGCTTTAAGAGATGAGGTGGGTTATTACAGAATTACGGGTAGAGTAGATGATGTAATTATTGTTTCTGGACATAATTTGGGGACAGCACCAATAGAAGATGCTATTAATGAACATCCTGCTATTGCAGAATCTGCTATTGTTGGTTTCCCTCATGATATTAAAGGAAGTGCATTGTATGGGTATATTACTTTAAAGGATTCTGGAGAGTATAGAAATCATGATAATTTAGAAAAAGAAATCAATCAATTAATTACAGACAGAATAGGACCTATAGCAAAATTAGATAAAATTCAGTTTACAGAAGGATTGCCTAAAACACGTTCAGGGAAAATTATGAGACGTATTTTACGTAAAATTGCTTGTAATGAAATGGATAATTTAGGAGACACAAGTACACTTTTAAATCCAGAGATTGTACAACGTATCATTGATCATAAATTGTAA
- a CDS encoding sensor histidine kinase yields the protein MESQITLEDKLKERIKELTCLYRVSSLIKDNSFNDLTELLKEIAISLKEAIRFPEEAFVEIKVENFVFVEGEKIEDAIFIISAIKTFGKIKGSITIGYSKQKFSENSFLEEEKLLLHKIASEIGDFLERKEINEKEEIAKRQIERVGRLTILGEITAGIAHELNTPLANILGFAELLKEQYKDDKVGSEDLTKIIDSAIYSREVVKKLMFFSCEMPQQMASVEINVIINEAISLLKPSFNKKNIRCNITFSSDKIQLKVDKIQLTQVFFNIVINAIYFSPEKGNINIDVIEKSKNVQIRISDEGPGIEPVNSENIFNPFFTTKPIGDGSGLGLSVVHGIIRSHKGTIIHQPNTPKGTIFVVSFPKN from the coding sequence ATGGAAAGCCAAATTACGCTAGAAGATAAATTAAAAGAAAGAATTAAAGAACTAACTTGTTTGTATCGAGTTAGTTCTTTAATTAAAGATAATTCTTTTAATGATTTAACAGAATTGTTAAAAGAAATAGCCATCAGTTTAAAAGAAGCAATTAGATTTCCAGAAGAAGCATTTGTAGAAATTAAAGTAGAGAATTTTGTTTTTGTAGAAGGAGAAAAAATAGAAGATGCTATCTTTATTATTTCTGCAATAAAAACGTTTGGTAAGATTAAAGGTTCTATAACGATTGGTTATTCAAAACAAAAATTTTCTGAAAATTCTTTTTTAGAAGAAGAAAAACTATTGTTGCATAAAATAGCTTCAGAAATTGGTGATTTTTTAGAGCGAAAAGAAATTAATGAAAAAGAAGAGATTGCCAAAAGACAAATTGAAAGAGTAGGTAGGCTTACTATTTTAGGAGAAATTACGGCGGGAATTGCACATGAATTAAATACACCTTTAGCAAATATTTTAGGTTTTGCAGAGTTGTTAAAAGAACAATATAAAGACGATAAAGTTGGGAGTGAAGATTTAACTAAAATTATTGATAGCGCTATTTATTCTAGAGAAGTTGTTAAAAAATTAATGTTTTTTTCTTGTGAAATGCCACAGCAAATGGCATCTGTAGAAATAAACGTTATTATTAATGAGGCAATTAGTTTGTTAAAACCTAGTTTTAATAAAAAAAACATACGTTGTAACATTACTTTTTCAAGTGATAAAATTCAGTTAAAGGTCGATAAAATTCAGCTAACTCAAGTGTTTTTTAATATTGTAATTAATGCCATTTATTTTTCGCCAGAAAAAGGAAACATAAATATTGATGTTATAGAAAAATCTAAAAATGTACAAATTAGAATTTCTGATGAAGGTCCTGGAATAGAACCTGTCAATTCAGAAAATATTTTTAATCCTTTTTTTACAACCAAACCTATTGGAGACGGTTCTGGTTTAGGGTTAAGTGTGGTACATGGAATTATTAGAAGTCATAAGGGGACTATAATTCATCAACCAAATACCCCAAAAGGTACTATTTTTGTTGTTAGTTTTCCTAAAAATTAA
- a CDS encoding sigma-54-dependent transcriptional regulator, with protein MLNKENILIVDDDILILELIQRHLQSLNYHTYKAISVKEALEILKDTSIDLLITDLQMPDVDGLELIKYTSEHYPKIPKLVVTGFPSIEGALEVMKSGVVDYITKPFTKEELKTAILKSLEIKSKEDTVTKLKVAETHKPYGELIGSSPAMKKVTDVIERLKNNKATVFIYGESGTGKELVARSIHYMGKYSSAPFVAVNCGAIPENLLESELFGYVKGAFTGAEKDRKGFFQAANNGTIFLDEIGNASLATQLRLLRVLQEKEVVRVGSQKAEKVDVRVIAATNINLKDLIEKKRFREDLFYRLTVVEIKVPTLVERSSDIPLLVDKFLFKYGLEYKDRFLKMTPEALEVLKNYYWPGNIRELENVIQRAIIMSDRFVDVEHLPDHIKYQIDFSKTNKLLSLKEFEKTYILKVLKATNNNKTKAAEILKIDRKTLREKLK; from the coding sequence ATGCTAAACAAAGAAAATATATTAATTGTAGATGATGATATTCTTATTTTAGAACTCATACAACGGCATTTACAATCTTTAAATTATCATACTTATAAGGCAATATCTGTAAAAGAAGCATTAGAAATTTTAAAAGACACTTCTATAGATTTATTAATTACAGATTTGCAAATGCCAGACGTAGATGGTTTAGAGTTGATTAAATACACGTCTGAGCATTATCCTAAAATTCCGAAATTAGTAGTTACAGGATTTCCGTCTATAGAAGGAGCTTTAGAGGTTATGAAATCTGGGGTAGTAGATTATATTACGAAACCTTTTACAAAAGAAGAACTTAAAACGGCAATTTTAAAATCTTTAGAAATAAAATCTAAAGAAGATACGGTTACCAAGTTAAAAGTAGCAGAAACTCATAAACCGTATGGCGAATTAATAGGATCATCGCCTGCAATGAAAAAAGTTACAGATGTAATAGAGCGCTTAAAAAATAACAAAGCAACGGTTTTTATTTATGGAGAAAGCGGAACAGGAAAAGAGTTGGTTGCCCGTTCTATCCACTATATGGGTAAATATTCCTCAGCACCTTTTGTAGCGGTAAATTGTGGGGCAATTCCAGAAAATTTATTAGAATCAGAATTGTTTGGTTATGTAAAAGGAGCATTTACAGGAGCCGAAAAAGATAGAAAAGGTTTTTTTCAGGCAGCGAATAATGGTACAATTTTTTTAGATGAAATTGGCAATGCATCGTTAGCAACTCAATTAAGATTGTTACGTGTTTTACAAGAGAAAGAGGTGGTACGGGTTGGTTCTCAAAAAGCAGAAAAAGTTGATGTTCGGGTAATTGCTGCAACAAATATCAACCTAAAGGATTTAATAGAGAAAAAGCGTTTTAGAGAAGATTTGTTCTATCGATTAACGGTAGTAGAAATTAAGGTACCTACTTTAGTAGAAAGAAGTTCGGACATTCCGTTGTTGGTAGACAAGTTTTTATTCAAATATGGATTAGAATACAAAGACCGTTTTTTAAAAATGACTCCCGAAGCTTTAGAGGTATTAAAAAATTATTATTGGCCAGGTAATATTAGAGAATTAGAAAATGTAATACAAAGAGCCATTATTATGTCTGATAGATTTGTAGATGTAGAGCATTTGCCAGATCATATAAAGTATCAAATCGATTTTTCTAAAACAAACAAATTGTTGTCTTTAAAAGAATTTGAGAAAACATATATTTTAAAGGTATTAAAAGCGACAAACAACAATAAGACAAAAGCTGCAGAAATTCTTAAAATTGATAGAAAAACACTTCGAGAAAAGTTAAAATAG
- a CDS encoding GreA/GreB family elongation factor, protein MKYGQLIIEEKEFLIVEKLLNLNKVVESKTVKSHIFKLQEELRNLTKVVTEKEIPKDVVRLNSSVTVRALDGLWEKTFELVVPSKGNVLENKISLLLPMGTAVFGYAKGDLILWDFPGGIKELKVLEVMQPESITK, encoded by the coding sequence ATGAAGTATGGTCAATTAATTATTGAAGAAAAAGAGTTTTTAATAGTCGAAAAACTTTTAAATTTAAACAAAGTAGTCGAATCAAAGACGGTAAAGAGTCATATTTTTAAGTTACAAGAAGAGTTAAGAAATCTAACAAAAGTTGTTACAGAAAAAGAAATACCAAAAGATGTTGTAAGGCTTAACTCTTCTGTAACAGTGAGAGCTTTAGATGGCTTATGGGAGAAAACTTTTGAGTTGGTGGTGCCTTCTAAAGGAAATGTTTTAGAAAATAAAATATCATTATTGCTACCAATGGGAACTGCTGTTTTTGGGTATGCAAAAGGAGATTTAATATTATGGGATTTTCCGGGTGGCATCAAAGAATTAAAAGTTTTAGAAGTAATGCAGCCAGAAAGTATAACAAAATAA
- a CDS encoding 3'-5' exonuclease produces MSWFRKKVYPPFWESYTQCFKEKPNAEVENIRFVVFDTETTGLDIKKDRILSIGTIAVISNTLKVSDNLECYIKQDLYNIETVKIHGILKEGTINKITEKEAIIQFLEHIKNAVLVAHHAAFDVAMINQALKRLHLPKLKNKVLDTGHLFQKLKLDTSKKHFSLDQLTLLFNIPQHDRHTASGDAFITALLFVKLLGVLKKKNTVLSLAYLQRSNERIGHL; encoded by the coding sequence ATGAGTTGGTTCAGAAAAAAAGTATATCCGCCTTTTTGGGAATCTTATACACAATGTTTTAAAGAAAAACCAAACGCTGAAGTTGAAAACATCCGTTTTGTTGTTTTTGATACAGAAACAACCGGATTGGATATCAAAAAAGACAGAATACTATCTATTGGAACCATTGCAGTTATTAGCAATACTCTTAAAGTTTCAGACAACCTAGAATGTTACATTAAGCAAGATTTATATAACATTGAAACTGTAAAAATTCATGGAATTTTAAAGGAAGGAACTATTAATAAAATAACGGAAAAAGAAGCTATTATTCAATTTTTAGAACACATTAAAAATGCTGTTTTAGTAGCACATCATGCTGCTTTTGATGTTGCTATGATTAACCAAGCGTTAAAGCGATTGCATTTACCAAAACTAAAAAACAAAGTATTAGATACAGGACATTTGTTTCAAAAATTAAAATTAGATACTTCAAAAAAACACTTTAGTTTAGATCAATTAACACTTCTATTCAACATACCTCAGCATGATAGACATACGGCTTCTGGAGATGCGTTTATTACCGCTTTGTTATTTGTAAAACTACTTGGTGTTTTAAAGAAAAAGAATACAGTTTTATCCTTAGCCTATTTGCAAAGAAGTAATGAAAGAATTGGTCATTTATAA
- a CDS encoding DUF294 nucleotidyltransferase-like domain-containing protein → MNTIAKRISDFLKDFPPFNMLHKDELLAISKAVDILYLEKDSDLFITGAPIKNQFYVVKDGAIGLFEEETNVLVDECDEGDIFGLRALIRKDSYKLTATALEESIVYSLSSELFENYITTNPEASAYLMTSFVSNTRYSELNLQKPNQSSEGIQDFFEEQSIDFSKNPINCSPETSIKAAAIIMTHKRVGSIVITEKNKPLGIITDKDLRIKIATGIISIEEPVTKIMSFPVITYPENITVAEAQIAMLKYKITHLCITKDGTPNSDLTGILSEHDIIVVRENNASALVKEVKRTSTTKQLQQIRKQAEQLLKRYIKQQIPIVFASKILSAINESITQKIIDQSIKEMPTPPPTTFAWLAIGSQGREEQLLLTDQDNALVFNNVDKNNYKKTQQYFLMLSKKINQKLEIVGFELCPANMMASNPTWCLSVSQWEHQFKKWIITPDQDNLMLCTIFFDFDFVFGDKNIVTTLSEGIFKSIASHDIFLTYLGLNALKNPPPLSFFRQFLVERNGEHKDQFDIKARAMMPLVDAARLLILSKNIKTHNNTIVRFEKLVELEPQNKDVFLACLKAFKNLLYFRTQQGLLHNDSGRFIDLKTLSKANRLELKSCFKAVKDVQDLIQTRFKLSQFL, encoded by the coding sequence ATGAATACTATTGCGAAACGAATCTCTGATTTTTTAAAAGACTTCCCTCCTTTTAATATGTTGCATAAAGATGAATTATTGGCCATCAGTAAAGCTGTAGACATTCTTTATCTAGAAAAAGATTCCGATTTATTTATTACGGGAGCACCTATAAAAAATCAGTTTTATGTAGTAAAAGATGGCGCTATTGGTTTGTTTGAAGAAGAAACAAATGTTTTAGTAGATGAATGTGATGAAGGTGATATTTTTGGCTTGCGAGCACTTATACGTAAAGACAGTTATAAATTAACCGCTACAGCTCTTGAAGAAAGTATTGTGTATAGTTTATCTTCTGAGTTGTTTGAAAACTATATCACCACAAACCCAGAAGCAAGCGCTTATTTGATGACGAGTTTTGTTTCTAACACACGTTATTCTGAACTAAATCTTCAAAAACCGAATCAATCGTCAGAAGGTATTCAAGATTTTTTTGAAGAGCAATCCATCGATTTTTCTAAAAACCCAATAAACTGTTCTCCAGAAACAAGCATAAAAGCTGCGGCTATTATAATGACACACAAGCGAGTTGGTTCTATCGTTATTACAGAAAAGAACAAACCTTTAGGCATTATTACCGATAAAGATTTACGTATAAAAATTGCTACAGGAATTATTTCTATAGAAGAACCTGTTACTAAAATAATGTCTTTTCCTGTAATTACCTATCCAGAAAACATTACCGTAGCAGAAGCACAAATTGCCATGTTAAAATATAAAATTACACATTTGTGTATTACAAAAGATGGCACACCTAATTCTGATTTAACAGGAATCTTATCTGAACACGACATTATAGTTGTTAGAGAAAATAACGCCTCTGCATTGGTAAAAGAAGTAAAACGCACCTCAACTACAAAGCAATTACAACAGATTAGAAAACAAGCAGAACAACTCTTAAAACGCTACATAAAACAACAAATACCAATTGTATTTGCCTCTAAAATACTTTCTGCAATTAACGAAAGTATTACACAAAAAATCATTGATCAATCTATAAAAGAAATGCCAACCCCACCGCCAACTACCTTTGCTTGGTTAGCTATTGGGAGCCAAGGTAGAGAAGAGCAATTGTTACTTACAGACCAAGACAATGCACTAGTGTTTAACAATGTAGATAAAAATAATTACAAGAAAACACAACAGTATTTTTTAATGCTTTCTAAAAAAATCAATCAAAAGTTAGAGATTGTTGGTTTTGAATTGTGTCCTGCAAACATGATGGCAAGCAATCCTACATGGTGTTTATCGGTTTCTCAATGGGAACATCAATTTAAAAAATGGATTATAACCCCAGACCAAGACAACTTAATGTTGTGTACAATTTTCTTTGATTTTGATTTTGTGTTTGGTGATAAAAACATAGTAACCACTTTATCTGAAGGTATTTTTAAATCGATTGCTTCTCATGATATTTTTTTAACCTACTTGGGTTTAAATGCCTTAAAAAACCCACCTCCATTAAGCTTTTTTAGACAGTTTTTAGTAGAACGAAATGGAGAGCATAAAGATCAATTTGATATTAAAGCACGTGCAATGATGCCATTGGTTGATGCCGCTCGCTTATTAATTTTATCAAAAAATATTAAAACACACAACAACACCATTGTTAGGTTTGAAAAATTGGTGGAATTAGAACCACAAAATAAAGATGTATTTCTTGCTTGCCTAAAGGCATTTAAAAATTTACTTTATTTTAGAACACAACAAGGTTTATTACACAACGATTCTGGCAGGTTTATAGATTTAAAAACGCTAAGTAAAGCCAATCGTTTAGAGTTGAAAAGCTGTTTTAAAGCAGTAAAAGATGTTCAAGACTTAATTCAGACTAGATTTAAACTCTCACAATTTTTGTAA
- a CDS encoding acyl-CoA carboxylase subunit beta, translating into MESKIKILNEKLAQAYLGGGQDKIEKQHQKKKLTARERLMYLLDEGSFEEIGALVTHRTTDFNMENQIFYGDGVVTGYGTVNGRLSYVFAQDFTVIGGSLSETNAEKICKIMDLALKVGAPIIGLNDSGGARIQEGVRSLGGYADIFYKNVQSSGVIPQLSAIMGPCAGGAVYSPAMTDFTIMVENTSYMFVTGPNVVKTVTNEQVTSEELGGASTHATKSGVAHKTASNDIACLDDIKKLLSYLPQNNKETPALIPFKLQDEIRDELSNIVPLDANKPYDMHKVVSGIIDVDSFYEIHKDYAENIIVGFARLGGRSIGIVANQPQFLAGVLDVNSSKKAARFVRFCDAFNIPLLVLEDVPGFLPGTDQEWNGIIVHGAKLLYAFSEATVPRVTVITRKAYGGAYDVMNSKHIGADMNFAWPSAEIAVMGAKGAAEIIFKREIKSAENPEAKWKEKEAEYASHFANPFSATQRGFIDEVILPKETRRKLIKAFSMLENKEVTKPDRKHGNIPL; encoded by the coding sequence ATGGAATCTAAAATAAAAATCCTTAACGAAAAACTCGCTCAAGCATACTTGGGTGGTGGTCAAGATAAAATTGAAAAGCAACATCAAAAGAAAAAATTAACAGCAAGAGAACGTCTAATGTACTTATTAGATGAAGGTTCTTTTGAAGAAATAGGTGCTTTAGTGACACACAGAACTACAGACTTTAACATGGAAAATCAAATTTTTTATGGAGATGGTGTAGTAACAGGATATGGAACTGTAAACGGAAGATTGAGCTATGTTTTTGCACAAGATTTTACGGTTATTGGTGGTTCTTTATCCGAAACAAATGCAGAGAAAATTTGTAAAATTATGGACTTAGCACTTAAAGTTGGTGCGCCAATAATTGGTTTAAACGATTCTGGTGGTGCTAGAATTCAAGAAGGCGTCCGTTCTCTTGGTGGTTACGCAGATATTTTTTACAAAAATGTGCAATCGTCTGGTGTTATTCCACAATTATCTGCCATTATGGGACCTTGTGCTGGTGGCGCTGTATACTCCCCAGCAATGACAGATTTTACCATTATGGTAGAAAACACAAGTTATATGTTTGTTACAGGACCAAATGTGGTAAAAACAGTTACCAATGAACAAGTAACAAGTGAAGAGTTAGGTGGAGCAAGTACACATGCTACAAAATCTGGAGTGGCACATAAAACAGCTTCTAACGATATTGCATGTTTAGATGATATTAAAAAACTTTTAAGTTATTTACCCCAAAACAACAAAGAAACTCCTGCCCTTATACCTTTTAAATTACAAGATGAAATTAGAGACGAACTTTCTAACATTGTTCCTTTAGATGCTAATAAACCGTATGATATGCACAAAGTTGTATCCGGAATTATTGATGTAGACTCTTTTTATGAAATTCATAAAGATTATGCAGAAAATATTATTGTTGGTTTTGCTAGATTAGGTGGCAGAAGTATTGGTATTGTAGCCAATCAACCACAGTTTTTAGCGGGAGTTTTAGATGTAAATAGCTCAAAAAAAGCTGCACGGTTTGTTCGTTTTTGTGATGCTTTTAATATTCCGCTTTTAGTATTAGAAGATGTACCAGGTTTTCTTCCAGGAACAGATCAAGAATGGAATGGTATTATTGTACATGGTGCAAAATTACTATATGCTTTTAGTGAAGCTACAGTTCCAAGAGTTACCGTAATTACACGTAAAGCTTACGGAGGAGCTTATGATGTTATGAACTCTAAACATATTGGAGCAGACATGAATTTTGCATGGCCAAGTGCAGAAATTGCGGTTATGGGCGCTAAAGGAGCTGCCGAAATTATTTTTAAACGAGAAATTAAATCCGCAGAAAACCCAGAAGCAAAATGGAAAGAAAAAGAAGCAGAATATGCATCGCATTTTGCGAATCCCTTTAGTGCTACACAACGTGGTTTTATAGATGAAGTTATTCTACCAAAAGAAACGAGACGAAAATTGATAAAAGCTTTTTCTATGTTAGAAAATAAAGAAGTAACCAAACCAGATCGCAAGCACGGAAACATACCTTTGTAA
- the accC gene encoding acetyl-CoA carboxylase biotin carboxylase subunit, translating to MKKLLIANRGEIAIRIMRTAKKMGLKTVAVYSTADRNAPHVRFADQAVLIGEAPSNKSYLLGDKIIEVAKRLNVDAIHPGYGFLSENAHFAETCEKNNIIFIGPKSKSIKIMGSKLQAKETVKAYNIPMVPGTEEAITDISKAKIIAKEIGFPILIKASAGGGGKGMRIVEKEAEFEPQMNRAISEALNAFGDGAVFIEKYVTSPRHIEIQILADAHGNVVHLFERECSIQRRHQKVIEEAPSAVLTPELRQKMGEAAIKVAKSCDYLGAGTVEFLLDDNHNFYFLEMNTRLQVEHPVTELITNTDLVELQIRVARGEVLAITQENLKINGHALELRVYAEDPLNDFLPSVGNLKVYKLPEGKNIRVDNGFKEGMDIPIYYDPMLSKLITYGKTREEAIELMTTAISNYQIEGIETTLPFGSFVCQHDAFRSGNFDTHFVQKYYSPEAIKNQQKEEAKIAALIAVKKYIEDQKLLRIPVSSK from the coding sequence ATGAAAAAACTTTTAATAGCAAACAGAGGAGAAATTGCCATTCGTATTATGCGAACTGCAAAAAAAATGGGCCTAAAAACTGTTGCTGTGTATTCCACAGCAGATAGAAATGCACCTCATGTTCGATTTGCAGACCAAGCAGTTTTAATTGGTGAAGCACCATCCAACAAATCGTATTTATTAGGCGATAAAATTATTGAAGTTGCTAAAAGATTAAACGTAGATGCCATTCATCCTGGTTATGGATTTTTATCTGAAAATGCCCATTTTGCTGAAACTTGTGAAAAAAATAATATCATTTTTATTGGACCAAAATCTAAATCCATAAAAATAATGGGAAGCAAATTACAGGCAAAAGAAACTGTAAAAGCATACAATATACCTATGGTTCCTGGTACAGAAGAAGCTATTACAGATATATCAAAAGCTAAAATAATTGCAAAAGAAATAGGTTTTCCTATTCTTATAAAAGCTTCTGCAGGTGGTGGTGGAAAAGGAATGCGTATTGTAGAAAAAGAAGCTGAATTTGAACCTCAAATGAATAGAGCTATTAGTGAAGCTTTAAATGCTTTTGGTGATGGAGCTGTTTTTATAGAAAAATATGTTACTTCTCCAAGACATATAGAAATTCAAATTTTGGCAGATGCTCATGGCAATGTGGTACATCTTTTTGAACGCGAATGTAGTATTCAACGTCGTCATCAAAAAGTAATTGAAGAGGCTCCTTCAGCTGTGTTAACTCCAGAATTACGTCAAAAAATGGGAGAAGCAGCCATTAAAGTCGCAAAATCTTGTGATTATTTAGGTGCGGGTACTGTTGAATTTTTATTAGATGACAATCACAATTTCTACTTTCTAGAAATGAATACACGTTTGCAAGTAGAGCATCCGGTAACGGAACTTATTACTAATACCGATTTGGTGGAATTACAAATTCGTGTTGCTCGTGGTGAAGTACTAGCTATAACACAAGAAAATTTAAAAATTAACGGACACGCATTAGAGTTACGTGTCTATGCAGAAGATCCCTTAAATGATTTTTTACCAAGTGTAGGAAATTTAAAAGTTTATAAATTGCCAGAAGGCAAAAATATTCGTGTAGATAATGGTTTTAAAGAAGGTATGGACATTCCTATTTATTACGACCCAATGTTGTCTAAACTAATTACCTACGGAAAAACACGTGAAGAAGCAATTGAGTTGATGACTACTGCCATCTCTAATTATCAAATAGAAGGAATTGAAACCACCTTACCTTTCGGAAGTTTTGTATGCCAACATGATGCTTTCCGTTCCGGAAATTTTGATACTCATTTTGTTCAAAAATATTATTCACCTGAAGCCATAAAAAATCAACAAAAAGAAGAAGCAAAAATTGCTGCACTTATTGCGGTTAAAAAATATATAGAAGATCAAAAGTTATTAAGAATACCAGTAAGCAGTAAGTAA